The Rhodocytophaga rosea genome has a segment encoding these proteins:
- a CDS encoding glycosyltransferase family 2 protein translates to MPKVTVIIPSYNHASYLDKRIRSVLDQTYQDFNLIIIDDYSRDNSRDIIALYAQQDKRIEVVFNEQNSGSTFYQWNKGVEMGKGEFIWIAESDDMADPVLLETLVGRLERYPTAGIAYCQSWIVDEQDTVLHSGINWVERSVRERWKTDFFNTGPEECSKYLILHNMIFNASAVVFRKAMYLKAGPADSSLKLTGDWLQWVKILLISDVVYVAQPLNYFRKHTQTTRHVSYMDLKELAEFYQVLQFIAVQVPIDPVSLKNSSLGSRWELAFQSPLTMRAFRNLLRVWKMGRNIDPLLTKRIIRFFIDKLSGRG, encoded by the coding sequence ATGCCTAAGGTTACTGTAATTATTCCCAGTTATAATCATGCTTCCTACCTTGATAAACGCATCCGGAGTGTACTGGATCAAACCTATCAGGATTTTAATCTGATTATTATAGATGATTATTCTAGGGATAACAGCCGCGATATTATTGCATTGTATGCCCAGCAGGATAAGCGTATAGAAGTAGTCTTTAATGAACAGAACAGCGGTAGTACTTTTTACCAATGGAATAAGGGGGTTGAAATGGGTAAAGGGGAGTTCATCTGGATTGCAGAAAGTGATGATATGGCTGACCCGGTTTTACTGGAAACTCTAGTTGGTCGTCTGGAAAGGTATCCTACTGCAGGTATTGCTTATTGCCAATCGTGGATTGTTGATGAGCAAGACACTGTTTTGCATTCTGGTATTAACTGGGTTGAGCGGTCAGTAAGAGAAAGGTGGAAAACCGATTTCTTTAATACAGGTCCTGAAGAGTGCAGCAAGTATTTAATCCTGCATAATATGATTTTTAATGCAAGTGCTGTGGTTTTCCGTAAGGCAATGTATCTCAAAGCGGGACCAGCGGATAGCAGCCTGAAATTAACAGGCGACTGGTTACAATGGGTTAAGATTTTATTGATTTCTGATGTTGTATATGTAGCTCAACCTCTTAATTACTTTCGAAAACACACACAAACAACCAGGCATGTCTCTTATATGGATTTGAAAGAACTTGCTGAATTTTACCAGGTATTGCAATTTATAGCAGTCCAAGTACCTATAGACCCCGTAAGTTTGAAAAACAGTAGTCTTGGAAGCAGGTGGGAACTTGCATTTCAAAGTCCTCTAACTATGCGTGCGTTTAGAAATTTATTACGTGTTTGGAAAATGGGCAGAAATATCGACCCATTGCTGACTAAGCGGATCATACGTTTTTTTATAGATAAATTATCGGGAAGGGGTTAA
- a CDS encoding glycosyltransferase family 2 protein: MILSVIIPTYNRVGKLEKCIESLSGQSLANEMFEIIVIDNASTDTTREVIYRILPLIKNLSYIYESTPGLNEARNRGLKEARGLYIAYLDDDTVTHKYWAEKIVEAFSNVIPQPGVVGGPVLPVWEGDKPYWLTKRFEGAVSMINYGSQKRFLQGRDFLVGANMAFLKAALVQIGGFLPGLDRKGSKLLSGGDIAAIEKIKKLTYQVYYDPDISVDHYISTERLNHEWFIKRSYWEGYSEALMWRMLDKPSLIAWSKKLIYYIYGFLRNPGHIFYLLRSVKEPELFWFKCMVHARVGYLAGLVSLNK, from the coding sequence ATGATACTTTCAGTCATAATACCGACTTATAACCGGGTAGGTAAATTAGAAAAATGTATAGAAAGTTTATCAGGACAATCTTTAGCTAATGAGATGTTTGAAATAATTGTAATAGATAATGCATCTACTGATACTACCCGGGAAGTAATATACCGGATTTTACCTCTGATCAAAAATCTGAGTTATATATATGAAAGTACACCAGGATTAAATGAAGCAAGAAATAGAGGTTTGAAAGAAGCCAGGGGATTATATATAGCTTATCTGGATGATGATACGGTAACACATAAATATTGGGCAGAGAAAATTGTAGAAGCTTTTTCTAACGTAATTCCTCAGCCTGGAGTAGTAGGAGGCCCCGTACTGCCTGTATGGGAAGGAGATAAGCCGTATTGGTTGACCAAAAGATTCGAAGGTGCGGTTTCTATGATCAATTATGGAAGTCAAAAGCGTTTTCTGCAGGGTCGAGATTTTTTAGTAGGCGCAAATATGGCTTTTTTAAAAGCTGCTTTAGTACAGATTGGGGGATTTTTACCAGGATTAGACAGGAAGGGAAGTAAGTTATTATCAGGTGGAGATATAGCAGCCATTGAGAAGATAAAGAAACTAACATATCAGGTTTACTATGATCCTGACATTAGCGTAGACCATTATATTTCGACAGAGAGATTAAACCATGAATGGTTTATTAAGCGTAGTTATTGGGAAGGATATTCTGAGGCACTGATGTGGCGTATGCTTGATAAACCTTCTTTAATAGCATGGTCAAAAAAATTGATTTATTATATCTATGGATTTTTACGTAATCCGGGTCATATTTTTTACTTACTACGATCAGTGAAAGAGCCTGAACTATTCTGGTTTAAATGTATGGTGCATGCCAGGGTAGGATATTTGGCTGGGTTAGTTAGCCTGAATAAATAA
- a CDS encoding glycosyltransferase family 4 protein, with product MHKIPYPPDTGTNQRIYSMVSFLRKEYRVGLVMPEYKPEISALFSVFDNIWYAGNYTLPGGKLFKFIYAKIYTIYFNLFYRKHLAEYTDNILGKYNVLAAYALYKICLSNKPSLIICQKIVNSVLSTAIAHKFNIPVIIDTHDLYKLQLDEKTDKINVNLNQMQLASARIEDEINLLKLYDALIAIQFDEAAVLKKYFPEKKVITALHPAIARPVNEDTSHIFTNNPTLLFVGSSSEHNKDALEYFIGTHLSFIIERIPSVKLMICGSVTRQMNIIHPHIEVLGRIDDLQPFYQQATLVINPVRFGSGLKIKTVDALSFGKCVVTTPTGCEGLPDVMDTLVCVPPEKLGEEMVDLLNNRNIILSYEKAALDYIKQYLTPEACYSELMSWIQRTLVENDDV from the coding sequence ATGCATAAAATTCCCTATCCACCAGATACAGGGACAAATCAACGTATATATTCGATGGTTAGCTTTTTAAGAAAAGAGTATAGAGTGGGGCTAGTAATGCCAGAATATAAGCCGGAAATCTCTGCCCTTTTTTCAGTATTTGATAATATATGGTATGCAGGCAATTATACCCTACCTGGAGGAAAGCTATTTAAGTTTATTTATGCAAAAATATACACTATTTATTTTAATCTGTTTTATAGAAAGCATCTTGCTGAATATACAGATAATATTTTAGGAAAATATAATGTACTTGCTGCCTATGCTTTATATAAAATTTGCCTTTCTAATAAACCTTCATTAATTATTTGCCAAAAAATTGTAAACTCAGTCTTAAGTACTGCAATTGCTCATAAATTTAATATACCTGTAATCATAGATACTCACGACTTATATAAATTACAACTTGACGAAAAAACAGATAAGATTAATGTAAATTTAAATCAGATGCAATTAGCCAGTGCACGAATAGAGGACGAAATAAACCTTTTAAAACTATATGATGCATTAATAGCTATTCAATTTGATGAGGCGGCTGTTCTTAAAAAATATTTTCCTGAGAAAAAAGTGATTACAGCCTTACATCCTGCCATTGCAAGACCGGTGAATGAAGATACTTCTCATATATTTACCAATAATCCAACCCTTTTATTCGTTGGTTCTTCATCTGAGCATAATAAAGATGCATTGGAGTATTTTATTGGTACACATCTTAGTTTTATAATTGAGAGAATACCAAGTGTAAAACTTATGATTTGTGGTTCTGTTACCCGGCAAATGAATATAATTCATCCGCATATAGAGGTTTTAGGAAGAATAGATGATTTACAACCATTTTATCAGCAAGCTACATTAGTAATTAATCCGGTGAGATTTGGTTCTGGATTAAAAATAAAAACAGTAGATGCACTCTCATTTGGCAAATGTGTAGTTACAACTCCAACTGGATGCGAAGGGCTTCCAGATGTAATGGACACTTTGGTATGTGTGCCTCCTGAAAAATTAGGCGAAGAAATGGTTGATCTCTTAAATAATAGAAATATTATTCTTTCGTATGAAAAAGCTGCCTTGGATTATATTAAACAGTATTTGACTCCCGAGGCTTGTTACTCAGAACTAATGAGTTGGATTCAACGGACGTTGGTTGAAAACGATGATGTATAG
- a CDS encoding T9SS type A sorting domain-containing protein encodes MKKILQLFCLLTLCLVFNQNVFSQTLTVTAPANGATGVSLLPTLTVLSTSTGNSASSVEQIRIQIATNANFTTGVQTSYNFGKSTNSAISYSWTPAQLLPNTIYYVRGLSSKYGNSAAISFTTGAFLTVTAPANGATGVSLLPTLTVLSTSTGNSASSVEQIRIQIATNANFTTGVQTSYNFGKSTNSAISYSWTPTTLLANTIYYVRGLSSKYGNSAAISFTTGAFLTVTAPANGATGVSLLPTLTVLSTSTGNSASSVEQIRIQIATNANFTTGVQTSYNFGKSTNSAISYSWTPAQLLPNTIYYVRGLSSKYGNSAAISFTTGAFLTVTAPANGATGVSLLPTLTVLSTSTGNSASSVERIRIQIATNANFTTGVQTSYNFGKSTNSAISYSWTPAQLLPNTIYYVRGLSSKYGNSAAISFRTEGLSYLSLVDGVDATTNNQYANKYITPLTASLVSFANVYDWQFDEDGDFITTPPAYSTTTTGNILNLQADVSGLRSGVSYYVRIRPRRTGSSPIVGSWSGDDLSSNFIYRFYNALHPLALFSIDDPDVTATLNTTKGSMKLVSRHVENATDVVFQIDDDPNFASPFALPFLRNGVLRYWLNTTHPGVSGNVFKANSSYYSIGGKNNPVGTLTHRLVEFLYGYASGTYYVRVRAANANQLGYWSTVIPVTVTLPPRTNVLTNIANNATQVGTLLYFPTVSDDPNYVETSFDLQISRDNFATLDYDTTNIPHRAILPTGIFVSKDKPKIINLLFNTTYRVRVRSYINNSYPNDPAAWRYITFTTQTAPIVNFTQFPASPWTSRSLTIYATTQPGINQYNWEIEKTNAPISTSSKTSTVNYTNFYTYLKAGGEYRIRVRGNATAQGLTGVWSNWVTFSVSASAARIASADDIQGAETDLFSQPVLSPNPFSERTNLNVQSGKNNVFIRITDMRGRVLEELHSTSNEVIELGHRWQKGMYIIQVIDVESNKLIKTIKAVKQ; translated from the coding sequence ATGAAAAAAATCTTACAACTATTTTGTTTATTGACACTTTGCTTGGTATTCAACCAAAATGTCTTTAGCCAGACACTCACCGTCACAGCCCCAGCTAATGGAGCCACTGGAGTGAGTTTGCTTCCAACCTTGACAGTATTATCTACCAGTACTGGAAACTCGGCATCATCTGTAGAACAGATTCGTATCCAGATTGCTACGAATGCCAATTTTACAACCGGCGTACAGACTTCTTATAACTTTGGCAAGAGTACAAATAGTGCTATTTCTTATTCATGGACTCCTGCCCAGTTGTTACCTAATACTATCTACTATGTCAGAGGTCTTTCCAGTAAGTATGGTAATTCAGCAGCCATTAGCTTTACAACAGGCGCTTTTCTCACCGTCACAGCCCCAGCTAATGGAGCCACTGGAGTGAGTTTGCTTCCAACCTTGACAGTATTATCTACCAGTACTGGAAACTCGGCATCATCTGTAGAACAGATTCGTATCCAGATTGCTACGAATGCCAATTTTACAACCGGCGTACAGACTTCTTATAACTTTGGCAAGAGTACAAATAGTGCTATTTCTTATTCATGGACTCCAACCACGTTATTAGCTAATACTATCTACTATGTCAGAGGTCTTTCCAGTAAGTATGGTAATTCAGCAGCCATTAGCTTTACAACAGGCGCTTTTCTCACCGTCACAGCCCCAGCTAATGGAGCCACTGGAGTGAGTTTGCTTCCAACCTTGACAGTATTATCTACCAGTACTGGAAACTCGGCATCATCTGTAGAACAGATTCGTATCCAGATTGCTACGAATGCCAATTTTACAACCGGCGTACAGACTTCTTATAACTTTGGCAAGAGTACAAATAGTGCTATTTCTTATTCATGGACTCCTGCCCAGTTGTTACCTAATACTATCTACTATGTCAGAGGTCTTTCCAGTAAGTATGGTAATTCAGCAGCCATTAGCTTTACAACAGGCGCTTTTCTCACCGTCACAGCCCCAGCTAATGGAGCCACTGGAGTGAGTTTGCTTCCAACCTTGACAGTATTATCTACCAGTACTGGAAACTCGGCATCATCTGTAGAACGGATTCGTATCCAGATTGCTACGAATGCCAATTTTACAACCGGCGTACAGACTTCTTATAACTTTGGCAAGAGTACAAATAGTGCTATTTCTTATTCATGGACTCCTGCCCAGTTGTTACCTAATACTATCTACTATGTCAGAGGTCTTTCCAGTAAGTATGGTAATTCAGCAGCCATTAGTTTCAGAACCGAAGGATTGTCATATTTATCTCTTGTGGATGGAGTTGATGCTACAACTAACAATCAATATGCAAACAAATACATTACTCCTTTAACAGCTTCTCTGGTATCATTTGCTAACGTTTATGATTGGCAATTTGATGAGGATGGAGATTTTATTACTACGCCTCCTGCCTACAGCACTACTACTACAGGTAATATACTGAATTTACAGGCAGATGTATCTGGTTTGCGTTCCGGAGTTTCTTATTATGTGAGGATAAGACCACGTAGAACTGGCTCCAGTCCTATAGTTGGTTCCTGGAGTGGAGATGATCTGTCTTCTAATTTTATATACAGATTTTATAATGCTCTTCATCCATTGGCATTATTTTCAATAGATGATCCGGATGTTACCGCAACATTGAATACTACTAAGGGATCAATGAAGTTAGTGTCAAGACATGTTGAAAATGCTACTGATGTAGTATTCCAAATTGACGATGATCCGAATTTTGCATCTCCGTTTGCTCTTCCATTTTTAAGAAATGGAGTATTAAGATATTGGTTGAATACCACGCATCCTGGTGTAAGCGGAAATGTTTTCAAGGCCAACAGTTCCTACTATTCAATAGGAGGGAAAAATAATCCGGTAGGAACTCTAACTCATCGGTTAGTAGAATTTTTATATGGCTATGCGAGTGGTACATACTATGTTCGTGTACGTGCAGCAAATGCCAATCAGTTGGGTTACTGGAGTACAGTTATTCCAGTTACAGTAACTTTGCCTCCCCGTACCAATGTGTTAACAAACATTGCAAACAATGCCACCCAAGTTGGTACACTTCTTTATTTTCCTACAGTGAGTGATGATCCTAATTATGTGGAAACTAGCTTTGATCTTCAAATCAGTAGAGACAATTTCGCTACTTTAGATTATGATACTACTAATATACCTCACCGGGCTATATTACCAACAGGTATTTTTGTAAGTAAAGATAAGCCCAAAATAATAAATTTATTATTTAATACCACTTATCGGGTTAGAGTACGTTCTTATATTAATAATTCTTATCCGAATGATCCTGCAGCATGGAGATATATCACTTTTACAACTCAAACAGCTCCGATTGTGAATTTTACGCAGTTTCCAGCAAGCCCATGGACAAGCAGAAGTTTAACTATTTATGCTACTACACAGCCAGGGATTAATCAGTATAATTGGGAAATTGAGAAGACTAATGCACCAATAAGTACTTCAAGTAAAACGTCAACGGTTAACTATACAAACTTTTATACTTATCTTAAAGCTGGTGGTGAATACCGCATAAGAGTAAGAGGCAATGCTACTGCACAAGGTTTAACTGGTGTCTGGTCTAATTGGGTTACCTTCTCAGTTTCTGCGAGTGCTGCAAGAATCGCAAGTGCCGATGATATACAAGGTGCTGAAACAGATCTGTTTTCACAACCTGTTTTATCACCCAATCCTTTTTCTGAGAGAACCAATCTCAATGTACAGTCAGGGAAAAATAATGTATTCATCCGAATAACTGATATGAGAGGCAGGGTACTTGAAGAACTACATTCTACTAGCAACGAGGTGATTGAGTTAGGGCACAGATGGCAAAAAGGTATGTATATTATTCAGGTAATAGATGTAGAAAGTAATAAGCTCATAAAAACAATTAAAGCTGTTAAGCAATAA
- a CDS encoding TerB family tellurite resistance protein, with the protein MVTKEKLYEAFGELIYAVAKADGIVQGEEVSALEEILKNHSWAQDIVWSFKYEAQKNHPVEHVYKKALDIFKEHGPAREYEHLVNILQAVADASHGTSDPERGVINQFQHDLIEKFKEDLKVI; encoded by the coding sequence ATGGTTACTAAAGAAAAATTATATGAAGCTTTTGGAGAACTAATTTATGCTGTAGCTAAAGCAGATGGTATTGTGCAAGGTGAGGAAGTTTCAGCATTAGAAGAAATTCTAAAAAACCATAGCTGGGCACAAGATATTGTATGGTCTTTTAAATATGAAGCCCAGAAAAATCATCCGGTGGAACATGTATATAAGAAAGCCTTAGATATTTTTAAAGAACATGGACCTGCCAGAGAATATGAACATTTAGTCAATATACTGCAAGCAGTAGCAGATGCCAGCCATGGAACTTCGGACCCTGAAAGAGGAGTAATCAATCAGTTCCAACATGATCTGATTGAGAAGTTTAAAGAGGATTTAAAAGTTATTTGA
- a CDS encoding RNA polymerase sigma factor, translating into MNRLLLQPDEELLASLKRGDERALGMLYKLHFPMILHFILSNSGTEQEAKDIYQEAIIILYENVQRDDFELTCKIKTYIYSVCRRQWLKKLAEKSRYVGKVEDFESFVPFVKEDAEIEEKDIQFKVMRQAMEKLGEPCRTILEDFFIHDFTMQQITDKMGYTNADNAKNQKYKCLMRLKKIFFSGYQNE; encoded by the coding sequence ATGAACAGATTGCTGCTTCAACCGGATGAAGAACTGCTGGCTTCTTTGAAAAGAGGTGATGAAAGGGCACTTGGAATGTTATATAAACTCCATTTTCCGATGATTCTTCATTTTATACTCAGCAATAGTGGTACAGAACAGGAGGCAAAAGATATTTACCAGGAAGCTATTATAATTTTATATGAAAATGTACAAAGAGATGATTTTGAGTTAACCTGTAAAATTAAAACCTATATCTATTCTGTTTGCCGCAGGCAATGGCTGAAGAAACTGGCTGAAAAGAGCAGATATGTGGGTAAAGTTGAAGATTTCGAAAGTTTTGTGCCTTTTGTAAAAGAAGATGCTGAGATTGAAGAAAAGGATATTCAATTTAAGGTGATGCGACAGGCTATGGAAAAACTGGGAGAGCCTTGCAGGACTATACTTGAAGATTTTTTTATACATGACTTTACCATGCAGCAGATTACCGATAAAATGGGTTATACCAATGCTGACAATGCCAAAAACCAGAAATATAAATGTCTGATGCGGTTAAAAAAGATATTTTTTTCAGGTTACCAAAATGAATAG
- a CDS encoding S1C family serine protease, with translation MNTMNEYEWIERYAAGQLSEEERSIFEQKLRDNPQLAAELSTHQVLMDSLKLYGNRSQLKKKLDVFHQEMAKDTTSQGRRLNKYSVQVFWKRHLPTMAVAASVAVITVIGTLFTMDYLRSLENRQISFYKELKRELNSIKVTQRNIASAVPEIQPEVRPVSYSATGFMVASNGYVVTNYHVINGADSVFIESRMDELCRYKVKEVYSDKLSDISILKITDPDFTSTVRVSYGFKIKEADLGEPVYTLGFPREDMVFGEGSISSKTGFEGDTTAYQISIPVNPGNSGGPLLDEKGNLIGMITGKNTAVEGAAFAIKSKYLLSLIDSIPVDSLPEPVLLSGKNYVKDLKRPEQIKQLQSLIFNVKVYHQK, from the coding sequence ATGAACACTATGAATGAATATGAATGGATAGAACGCTATGCGGCTGGTCAGCTTAGCGAAGAAGAAAGAAGTATTTTTGAACAAAAATTAAGAGATAATCCCCAACTGGCTGCTGAATTAAGTACCCATCAGGTACTAATGGATAGCTTAAAGCTGTATGGAAACCGTTCGCAGCTTAAAAAAAAGCTAGACGTTTTTCATCAGGAGATGGCAAAGGATACAACCTCTCAAGGCCGCAGGTTAAATAAATATAGTGTACAGGTTTTCTGGAAGAGACATTTGCCTACTATGGCGGTAGCTGCTTCGGTGGCGGTTATTACAGTGATTGGCACTCTGTTTACGATGGATTACCTGCGTTCACTAGAAAACCGCCAGATCAGTTTTTACAAAGAGTTAAAACGAGAGTTAAATAGTATTAAGGTCACGCAGCGAAATATTGCAAGTGCTGTACCTGAAATACAACCAGAAGTTCGGCCTGTCAGTTATAGTGCCACTGGCTTTATGGTCGCTTCTAATGGCTATGTGGTAACTAATTATCATGTAATCAATGGGGCAGACTCAGTGTTTATTGAATCCAGGATGGACGAATTATGTCGATACAAAGTAAAGGAAGTTTACAGTGATAAATTAAGTGACATATCAATCTTGAAAATCACTGATCCGGATTTTACATCAACTGTCAGAGTATCATATGGTTTTAAAATTAAGGAGGCGGATTTAGGAGAACCTGTGTATACACTTGGATTTCCCAGAGAAGATATGGTTTTTGGGGAAGGTTCAATTAGTTCAAAAACTGGTTTTGAAGGAGATACTACAGCCTATCAGATATCAATACCTGTGAACCCAGGAAATAGTGGAGGCCCCTTACTGGATGAAAAGGGTAATCTGATAGGTATGATTACAGGTAAAAATACAGCTGTAGAAGGTGCTGCTTTTGCTATTAAATCCAAGTATCTTCTTAGTCTGATTGATTCAATTCCTGTAGATTCTCTGCCAGAACCGGTATTGCTTTCCGGGAAAAATTATGTAAAGGACTTGAAACGGCCAGAACAGATCAAGCAGCTGCAAAGTTTAATATTTAATGTGAAAGTGTATCACCAAAAATAA
- a CDS encoding nuclease A inhibitor family protein gives MANDTKQTLLQAAEGLLYPSESDYPFEYFEWQTTSDKLSKKEMRQLSGLSTGVPVQTISLDKFFEPVTQVQDWYGEEEKAGTEKFKNLRQVLESNLQNIQVFKAGKVEATVYIAGKDAQGKRAGLSTKVVET, from the coding sequence ATGGCAAATGATACCAAACAAACCCTTCTACAAGCTGCTGAAGGTTTACTCTATCCCAGTGAATCAGATTATCCGTTCGAATATTTTGAATGGCAGACCACGAGCGACAAGCTAAGCAAAAAGGAAATGCGTCAGCTAAGTGGCTTATCAACAGGTGTGCCAGTGCAAACTATTTCCCTGGATAAATTCTTTGAACCGGTTACTCAGGTTCAGGATTGGTACGGAGAGGAAGAGAAAGCAGGCACTGAGAAATTTAAAAATCTCAGGCAGGTGTTGGAAAGCAATCTGCAAAATATTCAGGTATTTAAAGCCGGTAAGGTAGAGGCTACTGTCTATATAGCTGGTAAAGATGCCCAAGGGAAGCGAGCAGGTTTATCTACAAAAGTGGTGGAGACTTAA
- a CDS encoding peptidylprolyl isomerase, which translates to MKTAEMHTAKGVMKIMFYEQDAPITVKNFIDLAEKGYYNGTIFHRVIPDFMIQGGDPTGTGRGGPGYTIKDEVTGGNQFHDRGVLSMANTGMKDSGGSQFFICHSRKNTSHLDRKHTCFGKVVEGLEVIDQIRQGDKIEKIVISEQV; encoded by the coding sequence ATGAAAACGGCTGAAATGCATACAGCAAAAGGCGTGATGAAAATAATGTTTTATGAGCAGGATGCGCCAATTACAGTGAAAAATTTTATTGATCTGGCTGAAAAAGGCTATTACAATGGCACCATCTTCCATAGAGTAATTCCTGATTTTATGATCCAGGGTGGCGACCCCACGGGTACAGGCCGTGGCGGTCCTGGATATACTATTAAGGATGAAGTTACTGGGGGTAACCAGTTTCATGATAGAGGAGTGTTGTCTATGGCCAATACAGGCATGAAAGATTCTGGGGGCTCTCAGTTTTTCATCTGCCACAGCCGAAAAAATACATCTCACCTCGACCGTAAGCATACTTGTTTTGGAAAAGTAGTGGAAGGCCTGGAAGTAATAGACCAGATCCGGCAAGGCGATAAAATCGAAAAAATTGTGATCAGCGAGCAGGTTTAA
- the dnaB gene encoding replicative DNA helicase, with amino-acid sequence MDSGKQFRKAFSNTGTRIGANRLLDTGMGKLPPQALEMEEAVLGALMIEKDALTTVVDILKPESFYKDAHKEIYRAILDLFAQSEPVDILTVTQQLRATAKLEMAGGPFYITELTSRVNSAANIEAHARIITQQSIKRELITIASEIQRDAFEDTTDVFQLLDRTEQNLFTISESNIRKNFADMRTLMQQAIKELEAKKDHEDGLTGVPTGFSALDRITSGWQRSDLIILAARPGMGKTAFVVSAMRNAAVDFNMGVAIFSLEMSSVQLVNRLISAEAELESEKIKKGNLAQYEWEQLHYKIRNLESAPIFIDDTPALSILELRAKCRRLKAQHDIQLVIIDYLQLMSGDSSGKGGGGNREQEIASISRALKNIAKELNIPVIALSQLSRAVETRGGEKKPQLSDLRESGSIEQDADMVIFLYRPEYYGITQDESGNPTTNMGEVIIAKHRNGSLDTVQLKFVGKFTKFADMDTGNLSPFGSATFPEMNAIPSEFDMPPGTITLGSRANRGVPPSSGPAPDDNPPF; translated from the coding sequence ATGGATTCAGGAAAACAGTTTAGAAAAGCATTTTCAAATACTGGTACACGAATAGGTGCAAACCGTCTTCTGGATACTGGTATGGGTAAACTTCCACCCCAGGCCCTGGAAATGGAGGAAGCTGTGCTGGGGGCGCTTATGATTGAAAAAGATGCATTAACTACCGTTGTAGATATTCTGAAGCCCGAGAGTTTTTATAAAGATGCCCATAAAGAGATCTACCGTGCTATATTAGACCTTTTTGCACAATCTGAACCGGTAGATATTCTTACGGTTACCCAGCAGCTCAGAGCCACTGCTAAGCTGGAAATGGCAGGTGGACCGTTTTATATTACTGAGCTTACTTCCCGTGTGAACTCAGCAGCTAATATTGAAGCGCATGCCCGTATTATTACCCAGCAATCCATTAAACGGGAACTTATTACTATCGCTTCTGAAATTCAACGGGATGCTTTTGAGGATACAACAGATGTGTTTCAACTCCTGGACCGTACCGAGCAAAACCTGTTTACAATTTCAGAGTCCAACATCCGGAAGAACTTTGCCGATATGCGTACCCTAATGCAGCAGGCTATTAAAGAGCTGGAAGCTAAAAAGGACCATGAAGATGGATTAACAGGAGTTCCAACTGGTTTTAGCGCTTTAGACCGCATTACTTCAGGCTGGCAAAGGTCGGATTTAATAATTCTAGCTGCCAGGCCGGGCATGGGAAAAACAGCGTTTGTAGTATCGGCTATGCGGAATGCAGCGGTAGATTTTAATATGGGAGTGGCTATCTTCTCTCTGGAGATGTCATCGGTGCAGCTCGTAAACAGGCTTATTTCAGCGGAAGCGGAATTGGAAAGTGAAAAGATTAAGAAGGGAAACCTGGCTCAATACGAGTGGGAACAATTGCATTATAAAATCCGGAACCTGGAATCTGCCCCTATCTTTATTGATGATACGCCAGCCTTATCTATACTTGAATTACGTGCTAAATGCCGACGGTTAAAAGCTCAGCATGATATTCAACTCGTCATTATCGATTATTTGCAGCTTATGTCTGGCGATTCATCCGGAAAAGGGGGTGGCGGAAACCGGGAGCAGGAAATTGCTTCTATTTCCAGGGCACTGAAAAATATTGCCAAAGAATTAAATATACCAGTGATTGCACTTTCGCAGTTGAGTAGGGCTGTGGAAACAAGAGGAGGGGAGAAAAAGCCACAACTTTCGGATTTGCGTGAATCCGGGTCAATTGAACAGGATGCGGATATGGTTATATTCCTGTACCGTCCTGAGTATTATGGCATTACACAGGATGAAAGTGGTAATCCAACTACCAATATGGGAGAGGTGATTATAGCCAAACACCGGAATGGTTCTCTGGATACCGTACAGCTTAAATTTGTGGGTAAATTTACCAAGTTTGCTGATATGGATACTGGAAATCTGTCTCCTTTTGGCAGTGCTACCTTTCCGGAAATGAATGCAATACCTTCAGAATTTGATATGCCTCCGGGAACGATTACCTTAGGTAGCCGGGCAAACCGTGGTGTACCTCCTTCGAGTGGCCCTGCTCCAGATGATAACCCACCTTTTTAA